In the genome of Elusimicrobiaceae bacterium, one region contains:
- a CDS encoding efflux RND transporter permease subunit, whose translation MNLSELWIKRPVMTVLVMVSILFFGSVAYQSLPINNLPEVEFPTIQVSASLPGAIPEQAAATMATPLEKQFTSIEGLSSMSSKSVAGNTTITLQFDLDRNIDAAAQDVNTAISAASGYLPSDMPSPPTYKKINPADTPVIYFALASDTLPMTTVDDYADTFVSQYLSTVKGVAQVQIYGEQKFAVRVQANPDLLSAKNVSISEVANAIAQSNSDIPTGVLDGETKEYMIDAAGQLTKAEDYSDVIIKYLGGQPVRVKDIGSAQNGLQDDKSFAWHVSKEAVKRGIVVAIRKQPGTNTVAVVNNIKQILPHIQAQLPQAIEFYTIFDQSVFIRESIQDVQFTLLLTIALVILVIFLFIRALRPTIIPTVAVPLSLVATFIVMYALGFSLNNLSLMALTLAVGFVVDDAIVVLENIIRHMEMGKDSMTASLDASGEIGFTVLSMTLSLVVVFIPIIFLGGIVGRLFREFAVSIGAAILVSGFVSLTLTPMMAARVLKGWKEPKNESGLYGKIENLFNAMQAFYARTLAAALDKRWISVVLTGVVLVLTAWLFAVMPKGFIPNQDMNYFMVYTQTADQTSFEDMVRHQSAVAEVARTIPEGKDMISVAGMDSVNAGFMFIGLEELGRRHRSVDEIISEYRRKLNAVPGILCYPYNPPPIQIGGKQTNALWQYVLQSPYLQDLYTYTPVMMQKLAAIDGLTDLNTDLNVKQPKLSVAINRDKASSYGLTVTDILTAFQSAYGTRKVSTIYSTTNQYYVIVELQKEYQRNPDQLSKLYVKSADGKLVPVTAFTQITETSSPISVNHSGLMPAATISFNLKKGMSISQAMQKIKAAEGNLLPVSVNTRFEGSAQAFKDSFSDMGFLLFVTILIIYVVLGILYENFIHPITILTALPLAAFGALISLLAFGKELDIYAFVGIIMLVGLVKKNGIMMVDFAVAAEKTGKTAREAIYEACVVRFRPIMMTTLAALLGTLPIAMGFGAGGDARQPMGIAVVGGLFFSQMLTLYVTPAFYIYFDGLNRRLGGHAKK comes from the coding sequence ATGAATCTTTCAGAGCTCTGGATAAAACGGCCCGTAATGACCGTGCTGGTGATGGTTTCGATCCTGTTTTTCGGGAGCGTGGCTTACCAGTCACTGCCGATAAACAACCTCCCGGAAGTGGAATTCCCCACCATTCAGGTAAGCGCGAGCCTGCCCGGGGCGATACCGGAACAGGCTGCCGCCACGATGGCGACCCCGCTGGAAAAACAGTTCACGTCAATAGAGGGGCTGTCGTCAATGAGTTCCAAGAGCGTGGCGGGCAACACCACCATCACGCTCCAGTTCGACCTTGACCGCAATATTGACGCCGCCGCACAGGACGTCAACACCGCGATCTCGGCGGCGAGCGGCTACCTGCCGTCGGACATGCCGTCCCCCCCGACTTACAAAAAAATCAATCCGGCGGACACGCCGGTAATATACTTCGCGCTCGCCTCCGACACGCTGCCGATGACCACCGTGGACGATTACGCCGACACTTTCGTATCGCAGTATCTGTCCACCGTAAAAGGCGTGGCGCAGGTGCAGATTTACGGCGAGCAGAAATTCGCGGTGCGGGTGCAGGCGAACCCGGACCTGCTGTCGGCAAAAAACGTTTCGATAAGCGAAGTGGCAAACGCGATCGCGCAAAGCAATTCCGACATCCCGACCGGCGTGCTCGACGGCGAGACCAAGGAATACATGATAGACGCCGCCGGCCAGCTCACCAAAGCCGAAGACTACAGCGACGTCATCATCAAGTATCTCGGCGGCCAGCCCGTCCGGGTAAAAGACATCGGCTCGGCCCAGAACGGGCTGCAGGACGACAAAAGTTTCGCCTGGCACGTCAGCAAGGAAGCGGTAAAGCGCGGCATCGTGGTCGCTATCCGGAAACAGCCCGGCACCAACACCGTGGCGGTGGTCAACAACATCAAGCAGATCCTGCCTCACATTCAGGCCCAGCTGCCGCAGGCGATAGAGTTTTACACGATTTTCGACCAGTCGGTATTTATCAGGGAATCCATTCAGGATGTGCAGTTCACGCTGCTGCTGACCATCGCGCTGGTGATACTGGTCATCTTCCTGTTCATCCGCGCGCTGCGTCCTACCATAATACCCACGGTGGCGGTGCCGCTGTCGCTGGTGGCGACGTTCATAGTGATGTACGCGCTCGGATTCAGCCTTAACAACCTGTCTTTAATGGCGCTGACGCTCGCGGTGGGCTTTGTGGTGGACGACGCGATCGTAGTGCTTGAAAACATCATCCGCCATATGGAAATGGGTAAGGATTCCATGACCGCCTCGCTGGACGCGTCCGGCGAGATCGGTTTCACGGTGCTTTCGATGACGCTGTCGCTGGTGGTGGTGTTTATCCCGATCATCTTTCTGGGCGGGATAGTGGGCCGGCTTTTCCGGGAATTCGCGGTCAGCATAGGCGCCGCGATTCTGGTGTCGGGCTTCGTGTCGCTCACACTGACGCCGATGATGGCGGCGCGTGTGCTCAAAGGCTGGAAAGAGCCGAAAAACGAATCCGGCCTTTACGGAAAAATTGAAAATTTGTTCAACGCCATGCAGGCGTTCTACGCGCGCACGCTCGCCGCGGCGCTTGACAAACGGTGGATTTCCGTCGTTCTTACCGGCGTGGTGCTGGTTCTGACGGCCTGGCTGTTCGCGGTTATGCCCAAAGGCTTCATTCCCAACCAGGACATGAATTATTTTATGGTCTATACCCAGACTGCCGACCAGACCTCGTTCGAGGACATGGTGCGCCACCAGTCGGCTGTAGCGGAAGTCGCACGCACGATCCCGGAGGGAAAGGACATGATCTCCGTAGCCGGCATGGACTCCGTCAACGCGGGTTTCATGTTCATCGGGCTGGAGGAGCTGGGCCGCCGCCACCGCAGCGTGGATGAAATCATCAGCGAATACCGCAGGAAACTCAACGCGGTGCCGGGCATACTGTGCTATCCTTATAACCCGCCGCCGATCCAGATCGGCGGCAAACAGACCAACGCGCTGTGGCAGTATGTGCTGCAAAGCCCTTATCTGCAGGACCTGTACACCTATACTCCGGTAATGATGCAGAAACTGGCCGCCATTGACGGTTTGACTGACCTTAACACCGACCTCAACGTCAAGCAGCCGAAGCTGTCGGTTGCCATCAACCGCGACAAGGCGTCTTCCTACGGGCTGACCGTGACCGACATTCTCACGGCGTTTCAGTCGGCCTACGGCACGCGCAAGGTGTCCACCATATACAGCACCACCAACCAGTACTACGTTATAGTGGAACTGCAGAAAGAATACCAGCGCAACCCCGACCAGCTGTCGAAACTCTACGTTAAATCGGCCGACGGGAAACTGGTGCCGGTTACCGCGTTCACCCAGATCACGGAAACCAGCTCGCCGATCAGCGTAAACCATTCTGGCCTGATGCCGGCGGCGACAATCTCGTTCAATCTGAAAAAAGGCATGTCCATCAGCCAGGCGATGCAGAAAATCAAGGCGGCGGAAGGAAACCTCCTGCCGGTTTCGGTCAACACCCGGTTTGAAGGTTCGGCGCAGGCGTTCAAGGATTCGTTCTCCGATATGGGGTTCCTGCTTTTTGTCACCATCCTGATCATTTATGTGGTGCTGGGCATCCTGTACGAGAATTTCATTCACCCGATCACGATCCTCACCGCGCTGCCGCTGGCGGCGTTCGGCGCGCTGATTTCGCTGCTGGCGTTCGGCAAGGAGCTGGATATCTACGCGTTTGTAGGCATTATCATGCTGGTCGGGCTGGTCAAGAAAAATGGGATCATGATGGTGGATTTCGCGGTGGCGGCCGAAAAAACCGGAAAAACCGCGCGGGAAGCCATATACGAAGCCTGCGTGGTGCGGTTCCGCCCGATCATGATGACCACGCTGGCGGCTTTGCTGGGCACCCTGCCGATCGCCATGGGCTTCGGCGCCGGCGGCGACGCGCGCCAGCCGATGGGCATCGCGGTGGTGGGCGGGCTGTTCTTTTCGCAGATGCTCACTCTATATGTGACCCCGGCGTTTTACATTTACTTCGACGGGCTCAACAGGCGGCTCGGCGGACACGCGAAAAAATAA
- a CDS encoding type II secretion system F family protein yields MKFEYQARDAAGLIVSGIIEAPDQKLAMERLRNIAKLSVFEIHEKVPSQFDRFIDRINIFKPKVKSKELVIFSRQLSTLVGAGVPIVQGLGILEAQAETAVFRMVLQSIKTDIEAGLGIADAMKKHPKVFSTLYVSMIRAGEVGGILDTILERLSAYLEQAENLKGKVKSAMMYPLVVGLIAGVVTVFLMVFVIPTFKNIFGSFGAALPFPTRVVIAISDFLKSQIVAVILFPFAAWFAFKKLYATEKGRAIVDFNILRMPVFGILLKKVAIAKFTRTLGTLIRSGVPILQGLETVAATAGNVVIERAVMDCRESVKEGGRLVEPLKKSSIFPPMVVQMIGVGEETGSLDAMLVRIADFYDQEVDTAVKGLTSMIEPIIIVVMGVVIGGIVIAMFLPMLSLGQLAGDMG; encoded by the coding sequence ATGAAGTTTGAATATCAGGCGAGAGACGCCGCGGGGCTTATTGTCAGCGGCATCATAGAGGCGCCGGACCAGAAACTGGCGATGGAACGGCTGCGCAATATCGCCAAACTGTCGGTGTTTGAAATCCATGAAAAAGTGCCGTCCCAGTTTGACAGGTTTATTGACAGAATAAACATTTTCAAACCGAAGGTGAAATCCAAGGAACTGGTCATTTTCTCGCGCCAGCTCTCCACGCTGGTCGGCGCGGGCGTGCCGATTGTGCAGGGCCTGGGCATTCTGGAGGCGCAGGCTGAAACAGCGGTGTTCCGCATGGTGCTGCAGTCCATAAAAACGGATATCGAAGCGGGGCTTGGCATCGCCGACGCCATGAAGAAGCATCCCAAGGTGTTCAGCACGCTTTATGTTTCGATGATCCGGGCCGGCGAGGTGGGCGGTATCCTGGACACGATTCTGGAGCGGCTGTCCGCTTATCTGGAACAGGCGGAAAACCTCAAGGGCAAGGTCAAATCGGCGATGATGTATCCGCTGGTGGTCGGCCTGATTGCCGGCGTGGTAACGGTGTTTCTGATGGTGTTCGTCATTCCGACTTTCAAAAATATTTTCGGAAGTTTTGGCGCGGCTCTGCCGTTCCCGACGCGGGTCGTAATAGCGATATCGGATTTTCTGAAAAGCCAGATCGTGGCGGTTATCCTGTTTCCGTTCGCGGCATGGTTCGCGTTCAAGAAGCTGTACGCCACCGAAAAGGGCCGGGCGATTGTGGATTTTAACATACTGAGGATGCCGGTGTTCGGCATTCTGCTTAAAAAAGTGGCGATCGCGAAGTTTACCAGAACGCTGGGCACGCTGATCCGCTCCGGCGTGCCGATCCTGCAGGGGCTGGAGACGGTGGCGGCGACTGCCGGCAACGTGGTTATCGAGCGGGCGGTGATGGATTGCCGCGAATCGGTCAAGGAGGGCGGCAGGCTGGTGGAGCCGCTGAAAAAATCCAGTATTTTTCCGCCGATGGTCGTGCAGATGATCGGCGTGGGCGAGGAAACCGGCAGCCTTGACGCGATGCTTGTCAGAATAGCGGATTTCTATGATCAGGAAGTGGATACCGCCGTCAAGGGACTTACTTCGATGATCGAGCCTATCATTATTGTGGTCATGGGCGTGGTGATCGGCGGGATCGTTATAGCCATGTTTCTGCCGATGCTGTCGCTGGGCCAGCTGGCCGGCGATATGGGCTAG
- a CDS encoding type IV pilus twitching motility protein PilT, whose protein sequence is MSDLFIMMHDKNASDLHITAGTPPILRINGDLLPTPFERLTGDLCQNLIFSLMTDVQRQRFEAKNELDFAFGIKGMGRLRMNVYRQRGLVGAAIRAIPSQFKTFEELNLPPVVYDMLKLRKGLILITGPTGSGKSTTLASMIDYLNEQYKYHIVTVEDPIEYVHGHKRSMVNQREVGADTENFAVALRHILRQDPDVILVGELRDVETIQAALNIAETGHLVFSTLHTNDAAQTVNRIIDVFPPHQQEQIRVQLSFVLQAVLAQQLVAAANGKGRELACEVLIVTSAIRNLVREQKVEQMISTMQTGGKYGMVTMNQALSELYLRQKITYQEAVTRSPDPEDLKKYLQRGLSSAG, encoded by the coding sequence ATGAGCGATCTGTTTATAATGATGCACGATAAAAACGCGTCCGACCTGCATATCACGGCCGGCACTCCGCCGATATTAAGGATTAACGGCGATCTTCTGCCGACACCTTTCGAGCGGTTGACCGGCGATTTATGCCAGAACCTTATTTTTTCGCTTATGACCGACGTGCAGCGGCAGCGTTTTGAAGCGAAAAACGAGCTGGATTTCGCGTTTGGCATCAAGGGCATGGGCCGGCTGAGAATGAACGTGTACCGGCAGAGGGGACTGGTGGGCGCCGCGATCCGGGCGATTCCGTCGCAGTTTAAAACTTTCGAAGAGCTGAACCTTCCGCCTGTGGTGTATGATATGCTCAAGCTCAGAAAAGGGCTTATCCTTATCACCGGGCCCACCGGTTCGGGCAAATCCACCACGCTGGCCAGCATGATAGACTATCTCAATGAGCAGTATAAATACCATATCGTCACGGTGGAAGACCCGATCGAATACGTGCACGGGCACAAACGCAGCATGGTCAATCAGCGCGAGGTCGGGGCGGACACCGAGAATTTCGCCGTTGCCTTGCGCCATATCCTGCGGCAGGATCCGGACGTGATACTGGTCGGAGAGCTGCGCGATGTTGAAACCATTCAGGCCGCGCTTAACATAGCGGAAACGGGCCATCTGGTGTTTTCCACACTGCATACCAACGATGCCGCCCAGACGGTCAACCGTATTATTGACGTGTTCCCTCCGCATCAGCAGGAGCAGATCCGGGTGCAGCTGTCGTTCGTGCTGCAGGCGGTGCTGGCGCAGCAGCTGGTTGCCGCCGCAAACGGCAAAGGCCGCGAACTGGCCTGCGAAGTGCTTATTGTGACTTCCGCCATCCGCAATCTGGTGCGGGAGCAGAAAGTCGAGCAGATGATTTCCACGATGCAGACCGGCGGGAAATACGGCATGGTGACCATGAACCAGGCCCTGTCGGAGCTGTATCTCAGGCAGAAGATAACCTATCAGGAAGCCGTTACCCGCTCGCCTGATCCGGAAGATCTGAAAAAATATCTGCAACGCGGGCTGTCCAGCGCCGGCTAG
- the gltX gene encoding glutamate--tRNA ligase, with translation MTIRVRFAPSPTGNLHLGGARTALFNWLLARRHKGVFILRIEDTDELRSNAEFEQSIFRGMKWLGLDWDEGPCIEGGEKGDYGPYYQSKRAEQGVYKAYADRLLAEGKAYYCYCTPEELEEERRRATLEKRPPRYNGRCRDLTAEQRLALEAQGRKPVIRFKMPAEGTTVFNDPIRGEVKFENKLLYDFIMQKYSGYPTYNFACVIDDHLMKITHILRGDDHISNTAHQINLYRALGFEMPEFMHLSMIHGPDGTKLSKRHGHTGIFEYEAEGFLPEAMMNYLALLGWSNTESQQLFGPGELEAKFDIAGCQKNPAVFDPVKLKWMNGEYIRKMPADELARRALPFLTKAGVDVSGDREKLVKIVAIEQEKYKLLTEIPPLVDFFFTEQVEFDPESVEKVLKKPGAKAVLRGIAAVYGQQADFKEKELEAAARRFAADSGLKAGQVFHPLRVAASGRTQGPTLFLMLEYLGRETVLRRLESAKPLCAE, from the coding sequence ATGACTATCAGAGTTAGATTTGCACCGTCGCCCACGGGCAACCTGCATCTGGGCGGTGCCCGTACGGCATTGTTTAACTGGCTGCTGGCGCGCAGGCATAAAGGCGTGTTTATTCTCCGTATAGAAGATACGGATGAACTCCGGTCGAACGCGGAGTTTGAACAGTCTATTTTCCGCGGCATGAAATGGCTCGGCCTGGACTGGGACGAAGGCCCCTGTATCGAAGGCGGCGAAAAAGGTGATTACGGCCCCTATTACCAGAGCAAACGCGCCGAACAGGGCGTTTACAAGGCTTACGCCGACAGGCTGCTGGCCGAAGGCAAGGCCTATTACTGCTACTGCACGCCGGAAGAGCTGGAAGAGGAACGCCGCCGTGCGACTCTTGAAAAACGCCCGCCACGTTATAACGGGCGGTGCCGGGATCTTACCGCGGAGCAGCGCCTCGCACTGGAGGCGCAGGGCCGCAAACCCGTCATACGTTTTAAAATGCCGGCGGAGGGAACCACCGTTTTCAACGATCCGATCCGCGGCGAAGTGAAATTCGAAAATAAACTGCTGTATGATTTCATCATGCAGAAATACTCCGGGTACCCTACCTATAATTTCGCCTGCGTTATTGACGATCACCTGATGAAAATCACGCATATCCTGCGCGGCGACGACCACATCTCCAATACCGCGCATCAGATAAACCTTTACAGGGCGCTGGGGTTTGAAATGCCGGAATTCATGCACCTGTCAATGATCCACGGGCCGGACGGCACCAAGCTTTCCAAGCGGCACGGGCACACCGGCATCTTCGAATACGAGGCGGAAGGGTTTTTGCCGGAAGCGATGATGAATTATCTTGCTCTGCTCGGCTGGTCCAACACGGAAAGCCAGCAGCTGTTCGGGCCGGGCGAACTGGAAGCGAAGTTCGATATCGCCGGGTGCCAGAAGAATCCGGCTGTTTTCGATCCCGTTAAGCTAAAGTGGATGAACGGCGAATATATCCGCAAAATGCCGGCTGATGAACTGGCGCGGCGGGCGTTGCCGTTTTTGACGAAGGCCGGCGTGGATGTGTCCGGCGACCGGGAAAAACTTGTGAAGATCGTGGCTATTGAGCAGGAAAAATACAAACTGCTTACGGAAATTCCTCCGCTGGTGGATTTCTTTTTCACGGAACAGGTTGAATTTGATCCTGAGTCCGTGGAAAAAGTGCTTAAAAAGCCGGGCGCGAAAGCGGTGCTGCGCGGCATTGCGGCTGTTTACGGGCAGCAGGCAGATTTTAAAGAAAAAGAACTGGAGGCGGCAGCCCGCAGGTTCGCAGCCGACAGCGGACTGAAAGCCGGGCAGGTTTTTCATCCGCTGCGAGTGGCCGCAAGCGGGCGCACTCAGGGGCCGACCCTGTTTTTGATGCTTGAATATCTAGGCCGCGAAACGGTATTGCGCAGACTTGAGTCGGCAAAGCCGCTGTGCGCGGAGTAG
- a CDS encoding serine/threonine-protein kinase, with protein sequence MLELKFDLLMHRLILAAALCACASVCVHAQTEGLPGASEQECMLKISVEEGKCANSENSQLAYRNFLLKLRQENPAVFKPSGRAELEKLKHKFWYDTLVECGSASVPRNCAVYAQDATGRNLVKEVAEMSASVIEFRETGKPVNLQEFPPEVLFPQNDNWQRGWNSIVQIVNDSASGGASGNTIALTVPRLCRKAQIPNDKCWEYLPALSQKLAEENREMASIRQRRPGQHNSGSNHHGGQTDDSGSDETSTGTDSSASPSSSSSSQPGANSSGSVPVNSQSGLARLASGVAGQTLLAGGFESMRDDGSPIMVEGAYAKGKRRPLNAGRQAFENGERNGRGSDSGSAARSNGGSARNAAGAVNVTPQAQLAEQYLRNAKEKESYDPARAALEASRAIAANPSDPSGYAARAVYMYKASSDKNADAIMLDTEKALSLAGTDPNLAGVRFQMHNIRRLLYKSSGDTAGEMREARLMLDELQTAALHAKTPRDRDKYKELLVRGYQEYRDRLADYSLLPELGLDSIALAAVAEQPGAVKPAPAAEVSLPLQWRLYAIGVGLLTTVGFLIWLVQFFRRNSGKEFDAALPSEMQNYEVIRKLGEGGMGQVFLAEDKVLGRKVAIKQLHTELGMSDDAREQLLNEARTVASLRHPNIVDIYTVFREKGDLYLVFEYVDGETLEHKLDADGKMPLAEAKPIFEAICKALTYAHKNGIIHRDLKLSNIMLASTGIVKVMDFGVARKMDAKPAATVSGTPAYMAPEQRRGLVRPESDIYSLGICFYEAITGHIPWELEGVHPDSEYIIAPTQIDSTLPKAVDQLLEMALCEDYNERIATASEFWEILKTI encoded by the coding sequence TGCGTACCGGAATTTTCTGTTAAAGCTCAGGCAGGAGAATCCTGCCGTTTTCAAGCCGTCCGGCAGGGCCGAACTGGAGAAACTCAAGCACAAGTTCTGGTATGATACGCTGGTGGAATGCGGCAGCGCCTCGGTTCCAAGAAATTGCGCCGTATACGCTCAGGACGCCACCGGCCGCAATCTGGTTAAAGAAGTGGCCGAAATGTCGGCCAGCGTCATTGAATTCAGAGAAACGGGCAAACCGGTTAACTTGCAGGAGTTTCCGCCGGAAGTGCTTTTCCCGCAGAATGACAACTGGCAGCGCGGCTGGAATTCGATTGTGCAGATTGTAAACGACAGCGCGAGCGGCGGCGCATCAGGCAACACTATCGCGCTGACGGTGCCCAGATTATGCCGCAAAGCCCAGATCCCCAATGACAAATGCTGGGAATATCTGCCCGCGCTAAGCCAGAAACTCGCTGAAGAGAACCGCGAGATGGCAAGCATTCGCCAGAGGCGGCCCGGACAGCATAATTCCGGTTCCAACCATCACGGCGGCCAGACGGATGATTCCGGTTCGGACGAAACGTCAACCGGGACGGATTCTTCCGCTTCTCCCTCTTCTTCATCTTCCTCTCAGCCGGGCGCCAATTCTTCCGGTTCTGTTCCGGTCAACAGCCAGTCCGGCTTGGCCAGACTGGCCAGCGGCGTCGCTGGCCAGACACTGCTTGCCGGCGGATTTGAAAGCATGCGCGACGACGGTTCTCCGATTATGGTGGAAGGCGCGTATGCGAAAGGCAAGCGCAGGCCGCTGAACGCGGGCCGGCAGGCCTTTGAAAACGGCGAGCGTAACGGCAGGGGGAGCGACTCCGGTTCCGCCGCCCGGTCAAACGGCGGTTCCGCGCGAAACGCCGCCGGTGCGGTTAACGTGACGCCGCAGGCTCAGCTGGCCGAGCAGTATCTGCGCAATGCCAAGGAAAAGGAAAGCTATGATCCCGCCCGCGCGGCGCTGGAGGCTTCACGGGCGATAGCGGCCAATCCGTCCGATCCGTCCGGCTATGCGGCGCGCGCGGTGTATATGTACAAAGCGTCCAGCGACAAAAATGCCGACGCGATCATGCTGGATACGGAAAAAGCGCTGTCGCTTGCCGGGACGGACCCCAATCTGGCCGGAGTGCGTTTTCAGATGCACAATATCCGGCGGCTGCTTTACAAAAGCAGCGGCGACACCGCGGGAGAAATGCGCGAGGCCCGGCTGATGCTCGACGAGCTTCAAACCGCCGCTTTGCACGCCAAGACTCCGCGCGACCGGGACAAGTATAAAGAACTGCTTGTGCGCGGTTATCAGGAATACCGCGACCGGCTGGCGGATTATTCACTGCTTCCGGAACTGGGGCTTGATTCCATAGCGCTTGCCGCCGTGGCCGAGCAGCCTGGCGCCGTTAAACCGGCGCCTGCCGCGGAGGTCAGTCTGCCGCTGCAGTGGCGGCTGTACGCGATCGGAGTCGGCCTGCTGACGACAGTGGGTTTTTTAATCTGGCTCGTGCAGTTTTTCCGCCGCAACAGCGGCAAAGAGTTCGACGCGGCGCTTCCAAGCGAAATGCAGAATTACGAGGTCATCAGAAAACTCGGCGAAGGCGGCATGGGGCAGGTGTTTCTGGCCGAGGACAAGGTTTTGGGCCGCAAGGTTGCCATAAAGCAGCTGCACACCGAACTGGGCATGAGCGACGACGCCCGCGAGCAGCTGCTTAACGAAGCGCGCACGGTGGCTTCCCTGCGCCATCCGAATATAGTGGACATTTACACGGTTTTCCGGGAGAAAGGCGACCTGTATCTGGTGTTTGAGTATGTGGACGGCGAAACGCTGGAGCACAAGCTCGACGCTGACGGCAAGATGCCGCTTGCCGAAGCCAAACCGATATTCGAGGCGATTTGCAAAGCCCTGACTTACGCTCATAAAAACGGAATTATTCATCGGGATCTGAAGCTGTCGAACATCATGCTTGCTTCCACGGGCATTGTGAAGGTTATGGATTTCGGAGTGGCCAGGAAGATGGACGCCAAACCGGCGGCCACCGTGTCCGGCACGCCGGCCTATATGGCGCCGGAACAGCGGCGGGGGCTTGTGAGGCCGGAGTCGGACATTTATTCGCTAGGGATCTGTTTTTATGAGGCGATTACCGGACATATTCCCTGGGAACTGGAAGGCGTTCACCCGGACAGCGAATATATAATCGCACCCACCCAGATAGATTCAACTTTGCCCAAAGCGGTAGATCAGCTTCTTGAAATGGCGCTCTGTGAAGACTATAACGAACGCATTGCAACCGCTTCGGAATTTTGGGAAATACTGAAAACCATTTAA